DNA sequence from the Candidatus Thermoplasmatota archaeon genome:
AAAAACAGATTACTCGTTTTTATGATTTAGTTAATACGAAAGCAGATAAGAAGATACTTGTATGCTTTGTTTTACTTGACAGCGAAATCCAAGCGCAGGTTAAATCTTTAGATATAATTTTATGGGATAAGGAGTTGCTAGAGAAAGAGCTTGGCAAAGCTATTATAGGTAGTGATAGCTCCTTTGAAAAGCTTGAAAGCAGGCATATTTTTTTAAAAAGCAAGCTTGACAGGGAGGATGCAGAGCTCGAAGTAAAGCATCTAAGTCTCAACTCTTTAACCCTGAATTTTTCGCCTTATTATGTATACAAATATACATGCCAAACATTTGAAGAAGGATGTTTGGATACAAAGGAAATTAAAGGCATTATAGGAATAAATGGGATTGACGGTAGTTATAAAATTTTAAAAGAGCTTGACGAGCAAACTTTAACTGAGCCGAAGCCCGATGCTGTCAAAAGTGCCTTGAAGCTTTCTGAAAGTAGTGCTTCCAAATTAGCTCGGCAAGCTCTCGTTGAGCTCAATACAAAGGTAATTGAGGTTAGAGATGAAAGGGCTAGAGCAATAATTTTCGAAAAGCGTAAAGTAGCTCCAAGCGATGATACAATATCGCTAACTCCTATTGGTATTTGGTATATTCCTTTCTGGCATGCAAAGGGCAAGCTTGGTACTGCAATAATCGATGGCATTACTGGCGAGATTGCGAAAGAGGATGTTATTCAAGGCGCTCCTGACGAGAAGATAGAAGTAGTCTGAGCTTTTGCTCAATACCATCAATTCGCTGGAGCTCTACAAAAGCTAAGATTTTCGTTGCACGGTCTAAAAGTGCAATTATTTTTGTTGCAATATACTCTTCGCGCTTCAGTGCTAATTCTTTATAACCTCTTAGTTTAGTGAGCGCTTTATCCCATTCGTAGACGAACTCCTCAGGGGTTTTAGCTTTAAAGCGCTTTCTCTTAAGTCTTCTAAGTCTTAAACTATACCTTGCCAAAGTAATAGGAGAAATTGCTTTTACAAACTCAGTTGCATAATCTTCTTCATTAAAATCTATTGCCTCTAGAGGCAGGGCTTTGCTACTGCATAAACTTATGACTTTTTCTAGATACGGCCACGGTACAATCACTTCACTATAACGAGCTAATTTTCGTGCGTAAATATCCTGCTCAAAACTCAAATAGAATTTTTCGTTTTCTAGCCCAGCGCTTTTCAAACGCTCTAGCTCTTCTTGCGAAATTTGCAAGGCAACAAGCTCGGGCGAAAGTCTCTCTATTATTCTCGCCGCCCTTTCTGCTTCTGTGGAAATAGGTTCAATTACTCCTACTAAAAATATTTTCTTATTACTAACGTTTAATTCCTTGTAATTTAAATCCATTTTTTAGCGCGCTCTAAAATAATTTCCCTGACGGCTTTGGGACTTGTCGCCTTTAAATCTTTCCAAGTTATAATAGGTATACCAGAAAAATTTTTCAAGTCAGAATTTTTAACGAAGAACACGCACATGCGCTTTATTACATTTGAAATACTCGCTATAACACGTATTTTTTTAACCAGCAATTTTTCGTTTTCGCTGATATATGTAATAAAAGTTTCTTTTTTGTTTTTAGTCAGCCCGTTAAAAGGGCTCTTGGAAGTAGGCAAGACTTCGTAGCCCAATTTGCTCAATCTATTAAAAACTATTCTTTCAAAAAATTCTAGCTTCTCTAAATCGGTTTCAAAGCGCTCCTCAGACTGGGTATAAGAAGAAATATCTATAGGCAATAGAATAGATTTCCCAATGAAACTTTCCAGTCTCAAAGCGGTCTCTATCTCAGGCTTCATGCCTTGCTCATATAGCTGTACTGCTTTTCTCGATACCCCTACAGCTCTAGCAATCTCCCCTAAAGATATTTTTCGTAGCCGTCTTATCTTCTTCATTTTTTCAAAATCGATACGTGCATAAAACCCGCCCGGCATTGCATAGACATATGGCATATTATCAATTACAAGCTCTTCAAATGTTCTCTCAGAAATTATTGGTATGTAGTGCCTTAAATATACAGCACCGTTTTCTATTTTGCTCGTACCACTCCTTTTACAAATCGTTATAGGTACTCCTTTCAAGAATTTACTTACCATTTTCAGCTCTTTAGCAATCTCGTATCTTATTGCACCAATATTTAGAAGAAGCTTTATAAAGAGTAGCAATGAGCCTTTTCTGGCTACGATATTGAAAGTACCGCTTCTGCAGTATTCTGAGACATTAAAATTGCTTCGCTGAAGAGTTTTTTTAATTTCTAGCGCGTACTCTAACCTCTGCACAAAATAGTATTATTTGTTAGTATTATAAAATTTATCTAATTGTAAAGTCAGGGGACATCTGCAACATTAGCTCCAAAACAGAGATTTTTACTTACGGTGACGGGGGC
Encoded proteins:
- a CDS encoding helix-turn-helix domain-containing protein, with the protein product MQRLEYALEIKKTLQRSNFNVSEYCRSGTFNIVARKGSLLLFIKLLLNIGAIRYEIAKELKMVSKFLKGVPITICKRSGTSKIENGAVYLRHYIPIISERTFEELVIDNMPYVYAMPGGFYARIDFEKMKKIRRLRKISLGEIARAVGVSRKAVQLYEQGMKPEIETALRLESFIGKSILLPIDISSYTQSEERFETDLEKLEFFERIVFNRLSKLGYEVLPTSKSPFNGLTKNKKETFITYISENEKLLVKKIRVIASISNVIKRMCVFFVKNSDLKNFSGIPIITWKDLKATSPKAVREIILERAKKWI